The following coding sequences are from one Macrobrachium rosenbergii isolate ZJJX-2024 chromosome 36, ASM4041242v1, whole genome shotgun sequence window:
- the LOC136825007 gene encoding GILT-like protein 1 has product MEVEMFPFGNAKYSPDGEGWKFTCQHGADECKGNMIHACAKDHFKDINLEMDFVNCLLSASYPASAGPQCASEVGVDWAPLEECISSVEGQNLLHEVALNQEKLSPALYFVPWIIVNDFFSEDQVGDCQTNLKKVVCEKYEGPLPPACNALQKQTRPAPKHPKRSFA; this is encoded by the exons ATGGAAGTCGAAATGTTCCCCTTCGGAAATGCAAAG TATTCACCTGATGGAGAGGGCTGGAAATTCACCTGCCAACACGGTGCCGACGAATGCAAAGGAAACATGATTCACGCATGCGCAAAAGACCACTTCAAAGATATCAACCTCGAGATGGATTTCGTCAACTGCCTTCTCTCCGCCAGCTATCCTGCGAGTGCAGGTCCTCAG TGTGCTTCCGAGGTCGGTGTTGACTGGGCCCCATTAGAAGAATGCATAAGCTCCGTTGAAGGACAAAATTTACTCCATGAGGTTGCCTTGAACCAGGAAAAGCTCAGTCCAGCTCTCTACTTCGTTCCCTGGATTATTGTAAACGAT TTCTTTTCCGAGGACCAAGTTGGTGATTGCCAAACCAACTTAAAGAAGGTCGTATGCGAGAAGTACGAAGGACCACTTCCACCAGCCTGCAACGCATTACAGAAGCAGACTCGACCCGCCCCCAAACACCCAAAACGTTCCTTTGCCTAA